The proteins below come from a single Panicum hallii strain FIL2 chromosome 7, PHallii_v3.1, whole genome shotgun sequence genomic window:
- the LOC112901087 gene encoding magnesium-chelatase subunit ChlH, chloroplastic: MSSSLVSTPFAGAAAAQKRLLPAPVPPLHSFLLSSARRQPAGARRAASTIRCAVAGGNGLFTQTKPEVRRVVPGPDPPRGGGPPLPRVKVVYVVLEAQYQSSVTAAVQQLNADPRRAAAFEVVGYLVEELRDEDTYRTFRADLADANIFIGSLIFVEELAIKVRDAVQEVRDRMDAVLVFPSMPEVMRLNKLGSFSMSQLGQSKSPFFQLFKRNKANSGNFADSMLKLVRTLPKVLKYLPSDKAQDARLYILSLQFWLGGSPDNLQNFLKMIAGSYVPALRGAGIKYDDPVLYLDAGIWHPLAPTMYEDVKEYLNWYGTRRDANDRLKDPNAPVIGLVLQRSHIVTGDDGHYVAVIMELEAKGARVIPIFAGGLDFSGPTQRYLVDPVTGKPFVNAVVSLTGFALVGGPARQDHPKAIAALQKLDVPYIVALPLVFQTTEEWLNSTLGLHPIQVALQVALPELDGGMEPIVFAGRDPRTGKSHALHKRVEQLCTRAIRWAELKRKTKEEKKLAITVFSFPPDKGNVGTAAYLNVFNSIYSVLSNLKKDGYNVEGLPDTPEALIEEVIHDKEAQFNSPNLNVAYRMNVREYQSLTSYASLLEENWGKPPGHLNSDGENLLVYGKQYGNIFIGVQPTFGYEGDPMRLLFSKSASPHHGFAAYYSFVEKIFQADAVLHFGTHGSLEFMPGKQVGMSDTCYPDSLIGNIPNIYYYAANNPSEATVAKRRSYANTISYLTPPAENAGLYKGLKQLSELISSYQSLKDTGRGPQIVSSIISTAKQCNLDKDVPLPEEGEELPPKERDLIVGKVYAKIMEIESRLLPCGLHVIGEPPSAIEAVATLVNIAALDRPEDGISSLPGILAATVGRDIEDVYRGSDKGILADVELLRQITEASRGAITAFVEKTTNSKGQVVNVTNNLSSILGFGLSEPWVQYLSTTKFIRADREKLRVLFGFLGECLKLVVQDNELGSLKLALEGSYVEPGPGGDPIRNPKVLPTGKNIHALDPQAIPTAAALKSAKIVVDRLLERQKADNGGKYPETVALVLWGTDNIKTYGESLAQVLWMIGVRPVADTFGRVNRVEPVSLEELGRPRIDVVVNCSGVFRDLFINQMNLLDRAVKMVAELDEPVEMNYVRKHAQEQAEELGVSLREAATRVFSNASGSYSSNVNLAVENASWTDEKQLQDMYLSRKSFAFDSDAPGAGMKEKRKAFELALATADATFQNLDSSEISLTDVSHYFDSDPTKLVQGLRKDGRAPSSYIADTTTANAQVRTLSETVRLDARTKLLNPKWYEGMMKSGYEGVREIEKRLTNTVGWSATSGQVDNWVYEEANSTFIEDEAMRKRLMDTNPNSFRKLVQTFLEASGRGYWETSEENLERLRELYSEVEDKIEGIDR, encoded by the exons ATGTCGTCGTCTCTAGTGTCCACCCCCttcgccggggcggcggcggcgcagaagAGGCTCCTCCCGGCGCCCGTGCCGCCGCTGCACTCCTTCCTGCTCAGCAGCGCCCGCCGCCAGCCAGccggcgcccgccgcgccgcctccaccATCCGGTGCGCGGTCGCCGGCGGCAACGGCCTCTTCACGCAGACCAAGCCCGAGGTGCGCCGCGTGGTCCCGGGCCCCGACcccccgcgcggcggcggcccgccgCTGCCCCGCGTCAAGGTCGTCTACGTCGTCCTCGAGGCGCAGTACCAGTCCTCCGTCACCGCCGCCGTGCAGCAGCTCAACGCcgacccgcgccgcgccgccgcgttcGAGGTCGTCGGCTACCTCGTCGAGGAGCTCCGCGACGAGGACACCTACCGCACCTTCCGCGCCGACCTCGCCGACGCCAACATCTTCATCGGCTCACTCATCTTCGTCGAGGAGCTCGCGATCAAGGTCCGGGACGCCGTCCAGGAGGTGCGCGACCGGATGGACGCCGTCCTCGTCTTCCCCTCCATGCCCGAGGTCATGCGCCTCAACAAGCTCGGGTCCTTCAGCATGTCGCAGCTCGGGCAGTCCAAGAGCCCCTTCTTCCAGCTCTTCAAGCGCAACAAGGCCAACTCCGGCAACTTCGCCGACAGCATGCTCAAGCTCGTGCGCACGCTGCCAAAGGTGCTCAAGTACCTGCCCTCCGACAAGGCGCAGGACGCCCGGCTCTACATCCTCAGCCTCCAGTTCTGGCTCGGGGGCTCGCCGGACAACCTCCAGAACTTCCTCAAGATGATCGCGGGGTCCTACGTGCCCGCGCTCAGGGGCGCCGGCATCAAGTACGACGACCCCGTGCTCTACCTCGACGCCGGCATCTGGCACCCGCTCGCGCCCACCATGTACGAGGACGTCAAGGAGTACCTCAACTGGTACGGCACGCGCCGCGACGCCAACGACAGGCTCAAGGACCCCAACGCGCCCGTCATCGGCCTCGTCCTCCAGAGGAGCCACATCGTCACCGGCGACGACGGCCACTACGTCGCCGTCATCATGGAGCTCGAGGCCAAGGGCGCCAGGGTCATACCCATCTTCGCCGGCGGGCTCGACTTCTCCGGACCCACGCAGCGGTACCTGGTCGACCCGGTCACCGGCAAGCCGTTCGTCAACGCCGTCGTCTCGCTCACCGGGTTCGCGCTCGTCGGAGGGCCGGCCAGGCAGGACCACCCAAAGGCCATCGCCGCGCTGCAGAAGCTCGACGTGCCCTACATTGTCGCTCTGCCCCTCGTGTTCCAGACCACGGAGGAGTGGCTCAACAGCACACTGGGGCTTCACCCCATCCAGGTCGCGCTGCAGGTCGCGCTACCGGAGCTCGATGGAGGGATGGAGCCCATCGTCTTCGCCGGAAGGGACCCAAGGACAG GGAAATCACATGCATTGCACAAGAGGGTGGAGCAGCTCTGCACCAGAGCAATCAGGTGGGCTGAACTCAAGAGGAAAACTAAG GAGGAGAAGAAACTGGCAATCACTGTTTTCAGCTTCCCACCAGACAAGGGCAACGTTGGCACCGCAGCATATCTGAATGTGTTCAACTCCATCTACTCTGTCCTCTCAAACCTCAAGAAGGACGGCTACAATGTTGAGGGTCTTCCAGACACACCTGAAGCTCTCATCGAGGAGGTGATCCATGACAAGGAGGCCCAGTTCAACAGTCCCAACCTCAATGTCGCCTACCGCATGAATGTGCGGGAGTACCAGTCTCTCACTTCCTATGCCTCCTTGCTGGAGGAGAACTGGGGCAAGCCACCTGGGCACCTCAACTCTGACGGTGAAAACCTCCTTGTCTATGGGAAGCAGTATGGCAATATCTTCATTGGTGTGCAGCCCACTTTTGGGTATGAAGGTGATCCGATGCGGCTTCTGTTCTCAAAGTCTGCCAGCCCTCACCATGGCTTTGCAGCATACTACAGCTTCGTTGAGAAGATCTTCCAGGCAGATGCTGTTCTGCACTTCGGCACACACGGATCCCTTGAGTTCATGCCGGGCAAACAGGTTGGCATGAGTGACACGTGCTACCCTGACAGTCTCATTGGCAACATCCCCAACATCTACTACTATGCAGCAAACAACCCATCAGAGGCCACCGTCGCCAAGCGCCGGAGCTATGCAAACACCATCAGCTACCTGACACCACCGGCTGAGAATGCCGGTCTCTACAAGGGGCTCAAGCAGCTGTCAGAGCTCATCTCCTCTTACCAGTCCCTCAAGGACACGGGGCGTGGTCCTCAGATTGTGAGCTCAATCATCAGCACTGCAAAACAGTGTAACCTTGACAAGGATGTCCCGTTGCCCGAGGAAGGCGAGGAGCTCCCACCAAAGGAGCGTGACCTCATTGTTGGGAAGGTGTATGCGAAGATCATGGAGATTGAATCGCGGCTCCTGCCGTGTGGTCTGCATGTCATCGGTGAGCCGCCAAGTGCCATCGAGGCTGTGGCCACATTGGTGAACATTGCTGCCCTTGACCGCCCAGAGGATGGCATTAGCTCACTGCCCGGCATACTTGCTGCAACAGTGGGCAGGGACATTGAAGATGTGTACAGGGGAAGTGACAAGGGCATACTGGCTGATGTTGAGCTTCTGAGGCAGATAACTGAAGCTTCACGTGGTGCCATCACTGCCTTTGTTGAGAAGACCACAAACAGCAAAGGGCAAGTCGTCAATGTCACTAACAATCTCAGTTCCATTCTTGGGTTTGGTCTCTCAGAACCATGGGTGCAGTACCTGTCCACGACCAAGTTCATCAGAGCAGACAGAGAGAAGCTGAGGGTCTTGTTTGGATTCTTGGGGGAGTGCTTGAAACTCGTTGTGCAGGACAATGAGCTTGGCAGCTTGAAGCTTGCCCTTGAGGGAAGCTATGTTGAGCCTGGCCCTGGTGGTGATCCGATCCGTAACCCAAAGGTTCTCCCAACAGGGAAGAACATCCATGCTCTTGACCCACAGGCGATCCCAACTGCAGCTGCCCTGAAGAGTGCCAAGATTGTTGTTGACCGTCTGCTGGAGAGGCAGAAGGCTGACAACGGTGGCAAGTATCCTGAAACAGTTGCACTTGTCTTGTGGGGCACCGACAACATCAAGACCTACGGTGAGTCATTGGCCCAGGTGCTGTGGATGATTGGTGTCCGGCCAGTGGCTGACACCTTTGGCCGTGTCAACCGTGTGGAGCCTGTCAGCCTTGAGGAGCTTGGACGTCCGAGGATTGATGTCGTCGTCAACTGCTCCGGTGTCTTCAGGGATCTTTTCATCAACCAG ATGAACCTGTTGGACCGGGCAGTGAAGATGGTCGCTGAACTGGATGAGCCAGTAGAGATGAACTATGTGCGCAAGCATGCCCAGGAGCAGGCAGAGGAACTGGGTGTCTCGCTAAGAGAGGCAGCAACAAGGGTGTTCTCAAACGCATCCGGCTCCTACTCGTCGAATGTGAACTTGGCAGTGGAGAATGCATCATGGACCGACGAGAAGCAGCTCCAGGACATGTACCTGAGCCGAAAGTCCTTCGCATTCGACAGCGATGCTCCAGGGGCAGGCATGAAGGAGAAGCGCAAGGCGTTCGAGCTTGCCCTGGCAACCGCAGATGCCACGTTCCAGAACCTCGACTCGTCGGAGATCTCACTCACAGACGTGAGCCACTACTTCGACTCCGACCCAACAAAGCTGGTGCAAGGGCTGCGGAAGGATGGCCGGGCACCTTCCTCGTACATAGCAGACACAACCACAGCAAATGCGCAGGTGAGAACACTGTCCGAGACGGTGCGTCTTGATGCAAGGACAAAGCTGCTGAACCCCAAGTGGTATGAGGGGATGATGAAGAGTGGGTACGAGGGAGTTAGGGAGATCGAGAAGCGGCTCACAAACACTGTTGGGTGGAGCGCAACATCCGGGCAAGTGGACAACTGGGTTTACGAGGAGGCGAATTCCACGTTCATTGAAGATGAGGCGATGAGGAAGAGGCTCATGGACACCAACCCCAACTCATTCAGGAAGCTGGTCCAGACCTTCCTAGAAGCCAGCGGCAGAGGCTACTGGGAGACATCAGAGGAGAACTTGGAGAGGCTCCGGGAGCTCTACTCGGAGGTTGAAGACAAGATCGAGGGAATTGACCGGTAA